One stretch of Glycine soja cultivar W05 chromosome 7, ASM419377v2, whole genome shotgun sequence DNA includes these proteins:
- the LOC114418484 gene encoding BON1-associated protein 2-like, translating to MGINTRTLEITVISGENLRVTEDAYVVVRAESLNCCTTRTAKDDGTKLLSWNEKFLLDMPMHARSITFEVQCNRFKGFRPLGVARIAASDFLGGAVPENGLQVLSYGLRDWEGRRNGVIHFAVRVAATSSSTEECLNSKPAVEPVVPRKGCGDRINVGGNKSNEVAVGVPIWWNYPNII from the coding sequence ATGGGAATAAACACACGTACACTAGAAATCACCGTTATCTCCGGCGAAAACCTCCGCGTAACGGAGGACGCGTACGTCGTCGTTCGGGCGGAGTCCTTAAACTGCTGCACCACGAGAACCGCCAAGGACGACGGCACCAAACTCCTCTCGTGGAACGAGAAGTTCCTCTTGGACATGCCCATGCATGCAAGGTCCATAACCTTCGAAGTGCAATGTAACAGGTTCAAGGGCTTTCGGCCGCTCGGGGTGGCCCGAATCGCCGCCTCCGATTTCCTCGGCGGCGCCGTGCCGGAAAATGGCTTGCAGGTGCTGAGTTACGGGCTGAGGGACTGGGAAGGGAGGCGGAACGGGGTCATTCATTTTGCCGTGAGGGTGGCGGCGACGTCGTCGTCGACGGAGGAGTGTTTGAATTCGAAGCCCGCCGTGGAACCGGTGGTGCCGAGAAAGGGTTGCGGTGATCGAATCAATGTCGGTGGCAATAAGTCCAATGAAGTTGCTGTTGGTGTTCCGATATGGTGGAACTACCCCAACATTATttag